The Syntrophorhabdaceae bacterium genome has a segment encoding these proteins:
- a CDS encoding HesA/MoeB/ThiF family protein translates to MDIQLTHEELKRYSRQIIIPSIDKIGQEKLKSARVFMAGIGGLGSVSAMYLAAAGIGHIKIIDKDRVDISNLNRQIIHWTDDIGKEKTKSGIEKLRRLNPNCNIEAINVELNDTNASEIIDGSSLIIDATDNLETRRILNRVSLDKSIPYIYGGVDGFNGMVTTFIPYETPCFDCIFHKDLKKVGTVGVIGPTPGIVASIQVMEAIKIVVGIKGILKGRLLYFSGIDMQFRELIIEKNPQCPTCGNLKKDI, encoded by the coding sequence ATGGATATTCAATTGACCCATGAGGAATTGAAAAGATATAGTAGACAGATAATCATCCCTTCCATAGACAAGATAGGACAAGAAAAATTAAAGAGTGCACGGGTCTTTATGGCAGGTATAGGTGGTTTAGGATCTGTGTCTGCCATGTATCTGGCTGCAGCAGGGATAGGACATATCAAGATTATTGATAAGGATAGAGTCGACATATCAAATCTAAACAGGCAGATTATCCATTGGACAGATGATATAGGAAAGGAAAAGACTAAATCGGGAATTGAAAAATTAAGACGTTTAAATCCTAACTGTAATATTGAGGCTATTAATGTAGAATTAAATGATACAAATGCATCTGAAATTATAGATGGCTCTTCATTGATTATAGATGCAACAGATAACCTTGAGACAAGGAGGATTTTGAACCGTGTCTCTCTCGACAAATCCATTCCATATATTTATGGTGGTGTTGATGGATTTAATGGCATGGTTACCACATTTATCCCTTATGAGACCCCTTGCTTTGATTGTATATTCCATAAAGACTTGAAGAAGGTGGGGACAGTAGGTGTGATAGGCCCTACACCTGGTATAGTTGCATCGATTCAGGTAATGGAGGCAATAAAGATAGTAGTTGGCATTAAAGGTATATTAAAAGGCAGGTTGCTCTATTTTTCAGGTATTGATATGCAGTTTAGGGAATTGATTATAGAAAAGAACCCTCAATGTCCTACGTGTGGAAATTTAAAAAAAGACATTTAA